A DNA window from Pedomonas mirosovicensis contains the following coding sequences:
- a CDS encoding DUF2312 domain-containing protein produces MSEVIAADLLRQLIERVERLEEEKKGIAEDIREVFAEAKAQGFDVKTMRQVIKLRNMEKHKRQEAEALLETYLAALGMAE; encoded by the coding sequence ATGAGCGAAGTTATTGCGGCCGACCTGTTGCGTCAGCTCATTGAGCGCGTGGAGCGGCTGGAAGAAGAGAAGAAGGGCATCGCAGAGGATATCCGCGAGGTGTTCGCGGAGGCCAAGGCGCAGGGTTTCGACGTGAAGACCATGCGTCAGGTCATCAAGCTGCGGAACATGGAAAAGCACAAGCGCCAGGAAGCCGAGGCGCTGCTGGAGACTTATCTGGCCGCGCTCGGCATGGCGGAGTAA
- the ykgO gene encoding type B 50S ribosomal protein L36 — protein MKIRNSLKSLKSRHRDCRVIRRRGRVYVINKTNRRFKARQG, from the coding sequence ATGAAAATCCGTAACTCGCTGAAGTCGCTCAAATCCCGCCACCGCGATTGCCGGGTCATCCGTCGTCGTGGCCGCGTCTATGTGATCAACAAGACCAACCGTCGCTTTAAGGCCCGCCAGGGCTAA
- a CDS encoding DUF4136 domain-containing protein codes for MPVTRLLAAAFLATSLAACAAPRFEADVVRFHRNDVAQAGTVSLRHADPKVTQSLEFQQYAAILGERLARHGFRPASGGQADFIGEVGYVTSTRAPLRDGSSSPISVGLGVGGIGSHVGVSVGTSFGLGQKKENNGTRIHTLSLRLMTPDGKTVWEGRATTETDREEGGDFASLFPKLADALLSSFPGPSGKTTQYVEPSGR; via the coding sequence GTGCCCGTTACCCGTCTTTTAGCAGCAGCTTTCCTCGCCACGTCCCTTGCCGCCTGCGCGGCCCCGCGCTTCGAGGCGGACGTGGTGCGGTTCCATCGCAACGACGTGGCCCAGGCGGGCACCGTCTCCCTGCGCCATGCCGACCCCAAGGTCACCCAGAGCCTCGAGTTTCAGCAATATGCGGCGATTCTGGGCGAGCGGCTGGCCCGCCACGGTTTCCGTCCGGCAAGCGGCGGCCAGGCGGACTTTATCGGCGAGGTGGGCTACGTCACCTCCACCCGCGCGCCCCTGCGCGATGGCTCCTCCTCGCCCATCTCCGTCGGCCTTGGCGTTGGCGGCATCGGCAGTCACGTGGGCGTCAGCGTCGGCACCTCCTTCGGCCTCGGCCAGAAGAAGGAGAACAACGGCACCCGCATCCACACCCTCTCCCTGCGGCTGATGACGCCCGATGGCAAGACCGTGTGGGAAGGCCGGGCCACCACCGAGACCGACCGGGAGGAAGGCGGCGACTTCGCCTCCCTGTTTCCGAAGCTGGCCGATGCCCTGCTCTCCAGCTTCCCCGGCCCTTCGGGCAAAACCACCCAGTACGTTGAACCTTCAGGAAGGTAA
- the pyk gene encoding pyruvate kinase translates to MFKPRRRKVRILATLGPASRSPEMIRALFEAGADVFRINMSHGTQEGHAEVISRIRDLEGQLGRPTTILVDLQGPKLRVGTFADGTIELTGGQTFVLDLDPAPGDATRVHLPHRELFAALAPGQRLLLDDGKIRLETLEVHPNRIVTRVMVGGRLSNNKGVNVPDAVIPLAALTEKDRSDLAFALEKGADWIALSFVQRPEDVAEARKLIQGRAGVLAKIEKPAAVQRLDEILDLADAVMVARGDLGVEAPIAEVPRLQKQIVASARAKGKTVVVATQMLESMIQSPTPTRAEVSDVANAIYDGADAIMLSAESAAGAYPLEAVSMMDEIATQVEQDVTYQARVHFSEIQPEATTADAISAAASQIALSLSAKAICCFTTSGSTALRAARERPITPILVLTPKLETARKLGLVWGLHAIRTRDVANFEEMVGKSKRMALRSQLADGGDQIILMAGYPFGTPGSTNVLHIARLQGDELKKLPRR, encoded by the coding sequence ATGTTCAAACCACGCCGCCGCAAGGTTCGCATTCTCGCCACGCTCGGTCCTGCCAGCCGCTCGCCTGAAATGATTCGGGCGCTGTTCGAAGCGGGCGCCGACGTCTTTCGCATCAACATGTCCCACGGCACCCAGGAAGGGCATGCGGAGGTCATCTCCCGCATTCGCGACCTGGAAGGCCAGCTGGGCCGCCCCACCACCATTCTGGTGGACCTTCAGGGCCCCAAGCTGCGCGTCGGCACTTTTGCCGACGGCACCATTGAGCTGACGGGCGGGCAGACCTTCGTGCTCGACCTCGACCCGGCGCCGGGCGACGCCACCCGCGTCCACCTGCCCCACCGCGAGCTGTTCGCGGCCCTTGCCCCCGGCCAGCGCCTGCTGCTCGACGACGGCAAAATCCGGCTGGAGACGCTGGAGGTGCACCCCAACCGTATCGTCACCCGCGTGATGGTGGGCGGCCGCCTCTCCAACAACAAGGGCGTCAACGTGCCCGATGCGGTCATCCCGCTCGCGGCGCTGACCGAGAAGGACCGCAGCGATCTCGCCTTCGCGCTGGAGAAGGGCGCGGACTGGATCGCCCTCTCCTTCGTCCAGCGGCCGGAGGACGTGGCCGAGGCCCGCAAGCTCATCCAGGGGCGCGCCGGGGTGCTCGCCAAGATCGAGAAGCCCGCCGCCGTGCAGCGCCTCGATGAGATTCTCGACCTCGCCGACGCGGTGATGGTCGCCCGCGGCGATCTGGGCGTCGAGGCTCCCATCGCCGAGGTGCCGCGCCTCCAGAAGCAGATCGTCGCCAGCGCCCGCGCCAAGGGCAAGACGGTGGTGGTTGCGACCCAGATGCTCGAATCCATGATCCAGTCGCCCACGCCCACACGGGCCGAGGTGTCGGACGTGGCAAACGCCATCTACGACGGCGCGGACGCGATCATGCTCTCCGCCGAATCCGCTGCCGGCGCCTACCCGCTGGAAGCGGTCAGCATGATGGATGAGATCGCCACCCAGGTGGAGCAGGACGTCACCTACCAGGCCCGCGTCCACTTCAGCGAAATCCAGCCCGAGGCCACCACCGCCGACGCCATCTCGGCGGCGGCCAGCCAGATCGCCCTGTCGCTCAGCGCCAAGGCCATCTGCTGCTTCACCACCTCGGGCTCGACCGCGCTGCGCGCCGCCCGCGAGCGGCCGATCACGCCTATTCTGGTGCTCACCCCCAAGCTGGAGACGGCGCGCAAGCTCGGCCTCGTCTGGGGCCTTCATGCCATTCGCACGCGCGACGTGGCCAACTTCGAGGAAATGGTCGGCAAGTCCAAGCGCATGGCGCTGCGCTCGCAGCTGGCGGACGGCGGCGATCAGATCATCCTCATGGCCGGCTACCCCTTCGGCACGCCCGGCTCCACCAACGTGCTCCACATCGCCCGCCTGCAGGGCGACGAACTGAAGAAACTGCCTCGCCGCTAG
- a CDS encoding HAD-IA family hydrolase encodes METIPSAIEGTCALVEELAARGVPLFAITNFSAEFFPRFCADYPIMRHFRDIVVSGVEKVMKPNPRIYEIALGRFGLKPGEGMFIDDRLDNVQASAAAGFVPHHFRSPELLRAELEAAGLL; translated from the coding sequence ATGGAAACCATCCCCAGCGCCATCGAAGGCACCTGCGCGCTGGTGGAAGAACTGGCCGCCAGGGGCGTGCCGCTGTTCGCCATCACCAACTTCTCGGCCGAATTCTTCCCCCGCTTCTGCGCCGACTATCCGATCATGCGCCACTTCCGCGACATCGTGGTCTCGGGGGTGGAGAAGGTCATGAAGCCGAACCCGCGCATCTACGAGATTGCGCTTGGCCGCTTCGGTCTCAAGCCGGGCGAGGGCATGTTCATCGACGACCGGCTGGACAACGTGCAGGCAAGCGCGGCCGCAGGCTTCGTGCCGCACCACTTCCGCTCGCCCGAGCTGCTGCGCGCCGAACTGGAAGCGGCGGGGCTGCTTTAG
- the galE gene encoding UDP-glucose 4-epimerase GalE, which produces MKDTTVLVTGGAGYIGSHAVLALKDAGYPVVVIDNLVTGFRWAVPEDVPFHQGDIADEALLDKICAQHGVEAIMHFAGSVVVPESVENPLKYYHNNTAKSRTLIESAVRNGVKHFIFSSTAAVYGIPEQVPVAEDSPTVPINPYGASKLMTEIMLRDCSAAYPFNHAALRYFNVAGADPEGRTGQSTRNATHLIKVAAEAALGKRASLSVYGTDYPTPDGTGVRDYIHVSDLVNAHVLALERLIEEPEKSLLLNCGYNRGFSVLEVIEAVERVSGVRIRRELAPRRAGDPAALVADNRKIQETFAWQPRYGNLDFIVETALRWEQQVESRVR; this is translated from the coding sequence TTGAAGGACACGACTGTTCTGGTGACCGGCGGTGCGGGCTATATCGGCAGCCACGCGGTTCTGGCGTTGAAGGACGCGGGCTATCCGGTCGTCGTCATCGACAATCTGGTGACGGGTTTCCGCTGGGCGGTGCCGGAGGACGTGCCCTTCCATCAGGGCGACATCGCCGACGAAGCGCTGCTGGACAAGATCTGCGCGCAGCACGGCGTTGAGGCCATCATGCACTTCGCGGGCTCCGTGGTGGTGCCGGAGTCGGTGGAGAACCCGCTCAAATACTACCACAACAACACCGCCAAGAGCCGCACGCTCATCGAAAGCGCGGTGCGGAACGGGGTGAAGCACTTCATCTTCTCCTCGACCGCCGCCGTCTACGGCATTCCTGAGCAGGTGCCGGTGGCCGAGGACAGCCCCACGGTGCCGATCAATCCCTACGGCGCCTCCAAGCTGATGACCGAGATCATGCTGCGGGATTGCTCGGCGGCCTATCCGTTCAACCACGCAGCGCTGCGCTATTTCAACGTGGCGGGCGCGGACCCTGAGGGGCGCACCGGCCAGTCCACCCGCAACGCCACCCACCTCATCAAGGTGGCGGCCGAGGCCGCGCTGGGCAAGCGCGCCTCGCTCAGCGTCTACGGCACGGACTATCCGACGCCCGATGGCACAGGCGTGCGCGATTACATCCACGTCTCCGATCTGGTGAACGCCCACGTGCTGGCGCTGGAGCGCTTGATCGAGGAGCCGGAGAAGAGCCTGCTCCTGAACTGCGGCTACAACCGGGGCTTCTCGGTGCTGGAGGTGATCGAGGCGGTGGAGCGCGTCTCCGGTGTCAGGATCAGGCGCGAGCTCGCCCCGCGCCGCGCGGGTGATCCGGCCGCGCTGGTGGCGGACAACCGCAAGATTCAGGAAACCTTTGCCTGGCAACCGCGCTACGGCAACCTAGATTTCATCGTTGAGACCGCGCTCCGCTGGGAGCAGCAGGTCGAGTCCCGCGTGAGGTAA
- a CDS encoding glucose-6-phosphate isomerase, which produces MTVPASGFDQICEELVHRPLRQLSAAAPPQPPFVLDIGPLHIDFTKTHWHPKLWEAALPLWPQGGWSGAFRALTQGGIVNPSEGRAALHTAARGFIVPETAADGSPVRAVVAEGDKRMKALVERLRHRAASDYDAVLHIGMGGSVLGPALAVEALAAGYRGRFIARFLANVDGHAFQQAINGLDPRRTLVVAVSKSWTTAETRANLDLARTWLEEGGVVAPAQAVIAVTAAKEKALADGILEENILPFGSWVGGRYSVWSPVGVTIALQYGWEAFEAFRAGGRLMDTHVAEAGDGPSAPTIAAVLGYAYARCCKRATRGVFAYDERLVSLVPYLQQLELESNGKGVKADGSPYDGPAMPVVWGGVGTSAQHAVFQWLHQSTDWAPVDFIAVARPDHPHEASHRALLANCLAQSSALMNGTDGDGDPARRHPGNRPSTLILLDRLSPEALGALLAFYEHRTYAFACLMGINCFDQMGVELGKRMAGGVETALATGNVAGLDPSTANLVRRLASAGE; this is translated from the coding sequence ATGACTGTCCCTGCGAGCGGCTTTGATCAGATCTGCGAGGAACTGGTGCATAGGCCGCTCCGGCAACTGTCAGCCGCCGCGCCGCCCCAGCCGCCGTTCGTGCTGGATATCGGCCCGCTCCACATCGATTTCACCAAAACCCATTGGCATCCCAAGCTGTGGGAGGCCGCCCTGCCGCTGTGGCCGCAGGGCGGCTGGAGCGGGGCATTCCGCGCCCTGACGCAGGGCGGCATCGTCAACCCGAGCGAGGGGCGGGCAGCGCTGCACACCGCCGCGCGCGGCTTCATCGTGCCCGAGACGGCGGCGGACGGCAGCCCGGTGCGGGCGGTGGTGGCTGAGGGCGACAAGCGCATGAAGGCGCTGGTCGAGCGGCTGCGCCATCGCGCCGCCAGCGATTACGACGCGGTGCTGCACATCGGCATGGGCGGCAGCGTGCTGGGGCCGGCGCTCGCGGTGGAAGCGCTTGCGGCGGGATACCGGGGCAGGTTTATCGCCCGCTTCCTTGCCAACGTGGACGGCCATGCCTTCCAGCAGGCCATCAACGGCCTCGACCCGCGCCGGACGCTGGTGGTCGCCGTCTCCAAGAGCTGGACGACGGCCGAGACCAGGGCCAACCTGGACCTCGCCCGCACCTGGCTGGAAGAGGGCGGGGTGGTTGCCCCGGCGCAGGCGGTGATCGCTGTCACTGCCGCCAAGGAAAAGGCGCTGGCGGACGGCATACTTGAGGAAAACATCCTGCCGTTCGGCAGCTGGGTCGGCGGGCGCTATTCGGTGTGGTCGCCGGTCGGCGTCACCATCGCGCTGCAATACGGCTGGGAGGCGTTCGAGGCTTTCCGGGCCGGGGGGCGGCTGATGGACACACACGTCGCCGAGGCGGGCGACGGGCCGAGCGCGCCCACCATCGCGGCGGTGCTGGGTTATGCCTACGCCCGCTGCTGCAAACGCGCGACGCGGGGCGTGTTCGCCTATGACGAGCGGCTGGTCTCACTGGTGCCCTACCTTCAGCAGCTGGAGCTGGAGAGCAACGGCAAGGGCGTGAAGGCGGATGGCAGCCCCTACGACGGCCCGGCCATGCCGGTGGTGTGGGGCGGCGTCGGCACCAGCGCGCAGCACGCGGTGTTCCAGTGGCTGCACCAGTCGACTGACTGGGCCCCGGTCGACTTCATCGCCGTGGCCCGGCCCGACCATCCGCACGAGGCCTCGCACCGGGCGCTGCTGGCCAACTGCCTGGCGCAGTCCAGCGCGCTGATGAACGGCACGGACGGCGACGGCGACCCCGCCCGCCGCCACCCCGGCAACCGGCCCTCGACGCTCATTCTGCTCGATCGGCTGTCGCCTGAGGCGCTGGGCGCGCTGCTCGCCTTCTACGAGCACCGCACCTACGCCTTCGCCTGCCTCATGGGCATCAACTGCTTCGACCAGATGGGCGTGGAACTGGGCAAGCGCATGGCGGGCGGCGTGGAGACGGCGCTGGCAACCGGCAACGTGGCGGGGCTGGACCCCTCCACCGCCAATCTGGTGCGGCGTCTGGCGTCGGCGGGGGAGTAG
- the ruvC gene encoding crossover junction endodeoxyribonuclease RuvC, translated as MAKAKRLIGLDPGLAKTGWGVIDVDGLRLTHVANGTVSTDRVDDLAERLVALHQGLLEVFNTWQPDSAAVEETFVNKNPTSTLKLGQARGVVLMTASLYGLPVAEYTPNHVKKAVVGVGHAAKEQVDAMVQRLLPGVKISGPDASDALAVAIAHSYAAGAQAVLAKAKRMA; from the coding sequence GTGGCCAAGGCCAAACGCCTGATCGGTCTCGACCCCGGCCTCGCCAAGACCGGCTGGGGCGTTATCGACGTGGACGGCCTGCGCCTCACCCACGTCGCTAACGGCACGGTCTCGACGGACCGGGTGGACGACCTGGCGGAGCGCTTAGTCGCGCTCCACCAGGGTCTGCTGGAAGTGTTCAACACCTGGCAGCCGGACAGCGCGGCGGTCGAGGAAACCTTCGTCAACAAGAACCCCACCTCCACCCTCAAGCTGGGGCAGGCGCGCGGCGTCGTTCTGATGACGGCCAGCCTCTACGGCCTGCCGGTCGCCGAATACACGCCGAACCACGTGAAGAAGGCGGTCGTTGGCGTGGGCCACGCCGCCAAGGAACAGGTGGACGCCATGGTGCAGCGCCTGCTGCCGGGGGTGAAGATCTCCGGCCCCGACGCCTCAGACGCGCTGGCCGTCGCCATTGCCCACTCCTACGCCGCCGGAGCGCAGGCGGTGCTCGCCAAAGCCAAGAGGATGGCCTGA
- a CDS encoding DUF1244 domain-containing protein, with protein sequence MDRATRTELEAAAFRRLLTHLQQRTDVQNVDLMGWGGFCRNCLSEWLAEEAEARGLALDKHQAREWVYGMPYEEFKARHQQPATQEQLDRMNASLEVNKRVRGQS encoded by the coding sequence ATGGACCGGGCGACTCGGACTGAACTGGAAGCGGCGGCGTTCCGGCGGCTCCTCACCCACCTTCAGCAACGCACGGACGTACAAAACGTCGATCTGATGGGCTGGGGCGGCTTCTGCCGCAACTGTCTTTCTGAGTGGCTGGCGGAAGAGGCCGAGGCGCGGGGACTGGCGCTGGACAAGCACCAGGCCCGCGAATGGGTTTATGGAATGCCCTACGAGGAATTCAAGGCCCGCCACCAGCAGCCCGCGACCCAGGAGCAGCTGGACCGGATGAACGCCAGCCTTGAGGTGAACAAGCGCGTGCGCGGCCAGAGCTAA
- a CDS encoding DUF885 domain-containing protein yields MFDRRQFVVSAAVALAAGRLASAAAASGPSSAGQRDGKSLTQILDELMQRALAISPTLMTMTGLDTGANASARGQLDDRSLAGVERYKAIFVDLERALAGFDPATLSGADWINHQTAAYVAKTTLESYRMPFGDPNVGVAVPYIVSQLSGNYRNLPTFLTTQHPVETAQDAEYYLSRLSALAGALDDETARVRADFAKGATPPDFVLKKTLVQLDAILGAAPENSDLVTSLVSRAAAKGLAGDWQARAGAIVAQEVYPALQRQRAVLEAALPTATHDAGVWRLPQGGDYYGYAIRTATTTDMPADEIHKLGLELVARFSAKADAILRQEGLTQGTVGQRIAALRRNPKYLFPNTEEGRAALIAYGEQLTEAVRARLPQWFGQLPKAPVEIRRMPTAIEAGGPGAFYQTPSLDGSRPGQFIINLRDTANQPRFDLPTLIHHEALPGHHLQNALMIEAADLPMLRRMPLFSGYSEGWGLYAEQLADEMGLFENDPLGRLGYFASMLFRAARLVVDSGLHYKRWTREQAIAYMRETLGDSEDNVTREVERYCVQPGQACSYMLGWRVWTEARARAQARLGTRFDMRVFHDRGLLSGSMPLDVLARVIDDWR; encoded by the coding sequence ATGTTTGACCGCCGTCAGTTCGTTGTATCCGCTGCCGTCGCGCTTGCCGCCGGTCGTCTTGCTTCCGCTGCCGCCGCATCCGGCCCGAGCAGCGCGGGGCAGAGGGACGGCAAGTCCCTGACGCAGATTCTTGATGAACTGATGCAGCGGGCCCTCGCCATCTCGCCCACCCTGATGACCATGACAGGACTCGACACCGGGGCGAACGCGTCGGCTCGCGGCCAACTGGATGATCGTTCGCTCGCAGGGGTGGAGCGTTACAAGGCGATCTTCGTCGATCTGGAGCGGGCGCTCGCCGGGTTCGACCCCGCCACCCTGTCCGGCGCAGACTGGATCAACCACCAGACCGCCGCCTATGTGGCGAAAACCACGCTCGAGAGCTACCGCATGCCCTTCGGCGACCCGAACGTGGGCGTGGCGGTGCCATACATCGTCTCCCAGCTGTCCGGCAATTACCGGAACCTGCCGACCTTCCTGACCACCCAGCACCCTGTCGAGACGGCGCAGGACGCGGAATACTATCTCTCCCGTCTCTCCGCCTTGGCCGGGGCGCTGGATGACGAAACGGCGCGGGTGCGGGCGGATTTCGCCAAGGGGGCGACGCCGCCCGACTTCGTGCTGAAGAAGACCCTGGTTCAGCTCGACGCGATCCTCGGAGCCGCCCCGGAAAACTCGGACCTGGTCACGTCGCTGGTCAGCCGGGCCGCGGCCAAGGGCCTTGCGGGCGACTGGCAGGCGCGTGCGGGCGCAATCGTGGCTCAGGAGGTCTATCCTGCCCTGCAGCGACAGAGGGCCGTGCTGGAGGCGGCCCTGCCCACGGCCACCCATGACGCCGGCGTCTGGCGGCTGCCGCAGGGTGGCGACTACTACGGATATGCCATTCGCACCGCGACGACCACCGACATGCCCGCCGATGAGATCCACAAGCTGGGACTCGAACTGGTCGCCCGCTTCTCGGCGAAGGCGGATGCCATCCTGCGCCAGGAAGGGCTCACGCAGGGCACGGTGGGGCAGCGCATCGCCGCGCTGCGCCGCAACCCGAAGTACCTCTTTCCCAACACGGAGGAAGGCCGCGCCGCGCTGATTGCCTATGGCGAACAGCTCACGGAGGCGGTGAGGGCCCGCCTGCCGCAATGGTTTGGACAGTTGCCCAAGGCTCCGGTGGAGATCCGCCGTATGCCCACCGCCATCGAGGCAGGCGGACCCGGCGCATTCTATCAGACGCCGAGCCTGGACGGCAGCCGTCCAGGTCAGTTCATCATCAACCTGCGGGATACGGCCAATCAGCCGCGCTTCGACCTGCCGACGCTGATTCACCACGAGGCGCTGCCGGGGCATCACCTCCAGAATGCCCTGATGATCGAGGCGGCGGACCTGCCCATGCTGCGGCGCATGCCGCTGTTCTCGGGCTACAGCGAGGGGTGGGGACTCTACGCCGAGCAGCTGGCGGACGAGATGGGGCTTTTCGAGAACGACCCGCTGGGACGGCTGGGCTACTTCGCCTCCATGCTGTTCCGCGCCGCCCGGCTGGTGGTGGACTCTGGCCTGCATTACAAGCGCTGGACCCGCGAACAGGCCATTGCCTACATGCGGGAGACGCTGGGCGACAGCGAGGACAACGTCACTCGCGAGGTGGAGCGCTACTGTGTGCAGCCGGGCCAGGCGTGCAGCTACATGCTGGGCTGGCGTGTGTGGACCGAAGCCCGCGCCAGGGCGCAGGCGCGTCTTGGCACCCGCTTCGATATGCGCGTCTTCCACGACCGGGGGCTGCTTTCGGGCAGTATGCCGCTGGATGTGCTGGCCCGCGTGATCGACGACTGGCGGTAG
- a CDS encoding metallophosphoesterase family protein has protein sequence MIRRLLTRLASRNDMDEPEPEAPQFAHAATPEGVRLVAIGDIHGRLDLLQGLIAQLRGSCTAAPDPDLPATETHLIFLGDYIDRGPQSAETIEWLINLAPAWAMPHFLRGNHEQCFLDVLAGTAPDETAAAWLEYGGMETLSSYGVSARLLYSGDLDAIRAAARDAVPFHHRRFLAATQLSLRFGDYVFAHAGIRPGVPLDAQREEDLIWIREPFLTSEEDFGAVVVHGHTITPEPQNLPNRIGVDTGAYRHGVLSAVILEERNRRFLSVGPLLPD, from the coding sequence ATGATAAGGCGTCTGCTGACCCGGCTGGCGAGTCGCAACGACATGGACGAACCTGAACCGGAGGCACCGCAGTTCGCCCATGCCGCCACGCCCGAGGGGGTACGGCTGGTTGCCATTGGCGACATCCACGGCCGGCTCGATCTGCTACAGGGCCTCATCGCGCAGCTGCGTGGCAGCTGCACCGCCGCGCCCGACCCTGATCTTCCGGCAACGGAGACCCATCTGATCTTTCTGGGTGACTACATCGACCGTGGTCCCCAGTCGGCCGAGACGATCGAATGGCTCATCAACCTTGCCCCCGCCTGGGCCATGCCCCACTTCCTGCGCGGCAACCATGAGCAGTGCTTTCTCGATGTGCTGGCGGGCACCGCGCCGGACGAAACGGCCGCTGCCTGGCTGGAATATGGCGGCATGGAAACCCTTTCGAGCTATGGGGTGAGTGCTCGCCTGCTTTACTCGGGCGATCTGGATGCCATCCGGGCCGCAGCGCGCGATGCCGTGCCGTTTCATCATCGTCGATTCCTCGCCGCCACCCAGCTCAGCCTGCGCTTCGGGGATTATGTCTTCGCCCATGCCGGAATTCGCCCCGGCGTTCCGCTGGACGCGCAGCGGGAGGAGGACCTGATTTGGATTCGCGAGCCGTTCCTGACGTCGGAGGAGGACTTCGGCGCAGTCGTCGTCCACGGCCACACCATCACGCCGGAGCCGCAGAACCTGCCCAACCGCATCGGCGTTGACACCGGAGCCTACCGCCACGGCGTCCTCAGCGCGGTCATCCTGGAGGAACGCAACCGCCGCTTCCTCTCCGTCGGCCCGCTGCTGCCGGATTGA
- a CDS encoding YebC/PmpR family DNA-binding transcriptional regulator, whose protein sequence is MAGHSKFKNIMHRKGAQDAKRARVFSKLSREITVAAKMGAPDPDHNPRLRAAISAAKASQMPRDNIERALKKAQGGDVENYEEVRYEGFGPGGTALIVEALTDNRNRTAGEVRSYFSKYGGNMGANGSVSHSFDRLGQIVYPAKAGSADAVFEAALEAGADDVVSDEETHEIYCSPDSLHEVTRVLEAKLGEPDSAKLAWRPHDMVTVDEAAAISLMKLIDALEDNDDVQTVWGNYEVPDDVMAKLG, encoded by the coding sequence ATGGCAGGTCATTCCAAATTTAAGAATATCATGCACCGGAAGGGCGCGCAGGACGCCAAGCGCGCGCGCGTCTTCTCCAAGCTGTCCCGCGAAATCACCGTCGCCGCCAAGATGGGCGCGCCGGACCCGGACCATAACCCGCGTCTGCGTGCCGCCATCAGCGCGGCGAAGGCCTCCCAGATGCCGCGCGACAATATCGAGCGCGCGCTCAAGAAGGCGCAGGGCGGCGATGTCGAGAACTACGAGGAAGTCCGCTACGAGGGCTTCGGCCCCGGCGGCACCGCGCTGATCGTCGAGGCGCTGACCGACAACCGCAACCGCACCGCGGGCGAGGTTCGCTCCTACTTCTCCAAGTACGGCGGCAACATGGGCGCGAACGGCTCGGTGAGCCACAGCTTCGATCGCCTCGGCCAGATCGTCTATCCGGCCAAGGCCGGTTCGGCCGACGCCGTGTTCGAGGCGGCGCTGGAAGCGGGCGCGGATGACGTGGTCTCCGACGAGGAAACCCACGAAATCTATTGCAGCCCGGACAGCCTGCACGAAGTGACCCGCGTGCTGGAAGCCAAGCTCGGCGAGCCGGACAGCGCCAAGCTGGCCTGGCGTCCGCACGACATGGTGACCGTGGACGAGGCCGCCGCCATCAGCCTGATGAAGCTGATCGACGCGCTGGAAGACAACGACGACGTGCAGACCGTCTGGGGCAACTATGAAGTGCCCGACGACGTGATGGCCAAGCTCGGCTAA
- the ruvA gene encoding Holliday junction branch migration protein RuvA: MFAKLRGAVDTIGEDTVIIDVNGVGYLVHASNRTLGQLPPVGQTITLFIETQVREDAITLFGFAKSEEQRWFKLLTSVQGVGARLALSILTALSPTDLGNAVAHQDKAAVARANGVGPKLAQRIVIELKDKVGAILPDFEVAPAAAASPGSALADAVSALVNLGYRPAEASAAVSAAKGKVGDAGLDDLIKAALKEAMSGRL, from the coding sequence ATGTTCGCCAAGCTCCGCGGTGCCGTCGATACCATCGGCGAAGACACGGTCATCATCGACGTGAACGGGGTGGGTTACCTCGTCCACGCCTCCAACCGCACGCTGGGCCAGCTGCCCCCGGTGGGCCAGACCATCACGCTCTTCATCGAAACCCAGGTGCGCGAGGACGCGATCACCCTGTTCGGCTTTGCAAAGAGCGAAGAACAGCGGTGGTTCAAGCTGCTGACCTCCGTGCAGGGCGTGGGCGCGCGGCTGGCGCTTTCCATCCTCACCGCCCTGTCGCCCACGGACCTCGGCAACGCCGTTGCTCATCAGGACAAGGCGGCCGTCGCCCGCGCCAACGGCGTCGGCCCCAAGCTCGCCCAGCGCATCGTCATCGAACTGAAGGACAAGGTGGGCGCAATCCTGCCGGACTTCGAGGTGGCCCCCGCTGCCGCAGCCTCGCCGGGATCGGCGCTGGCCGATGCGGTCTCCGCTCTCGTCAACCTCGGCTACCGCCCGGCGGAAGCCAGCGCCGCCGTCTCCGCCGCCAAGGGCAAGGTGGGTGACGCAGGGCTGGACGATCTCATCAAGGCCGCGCTGAAAGAGGCCATGAGCGGGCGGTTGTAA